Proteins encoded within one genomic window of Trichomycterus rosablanca isolate fTriRos1 chromosome 7, fTriRos1.hap1, whole genome shotgun sequence:
- the igf3 gene encoding insulin-like growth factor 3, with product MIHTQPGELHTSPGIQVQCWRSVCVLCVLVCVLLWVEPCNSARPRCGVELISDLEFVCGDRGFYRGGAGDGRSSGPRSRGRGIVDQCCIKGCDLQHLERYCATPKRKRRHTTLTLLQQHTEEEFSLVFLRSLERNLIQNHPEKFLTRLRERSLYRRHLRKAARAANVSMKRLRSAHKRRRKQRRH from the exons ATGATTCACACTCAACCCGGAGAGCTACACACCTCACCTGGCatccag gtgcagtgctggaggagtgtgtgtgtgttgtgtgtgttggtgtgtgtgctgCTGTGGGTTGAACCCTGTAACTCGGCGAGGCCGCGCTGTGGAGTGGAGCTCATCTCTGATCTGGAGTTCGTGTGTGGAGATCGAGGATTTTATAGag GCGGTGCTGGAGATGGGAGGAGTTCAGGTCCTCGTTCCAGAGGGCGGGGCATCGTGGATCAGTGCTGCATCAAGGGCTGCGACCTGCAACATCTGGAACGCTACTGCGCCACGCCCAAGAGAAAACGCAGACACACCACGCTAACCTTGCTACAGCAGCACACG GAGGAGGAGTTCAGTCTGGTGTTCCTCAGGAGCCTGGAGAGGAACCTGATCCAGAACCATCCGGAGAAGTTCCTCACCAGGCTGAGAGAGCGCTCGCTCTACAGGAGACACCTCAGAAAAGCCGCGCGGGCAGCTAACGTTAGCATGAAACGTCTCAGATCAGCGCACAAGCGGCGGAGGAAACAGAGACgccattaa